The sequence below is a genomic window from Nicotiana tomentosiformis chromosome 6, ASM39032v3, whole genome shotgun sequence.
GAAACAGAGATATCACTCACACAAGATGAGGAATATATGGATTAAACAGAAAGAATTAAGGGAGAAGCTGAAAAGATTAAATGAAACTGAATTCAAGGGTGTAGCAGCACGAATTATTCAAGCAAGAGAGGATCTCCAAGAAATACAACTCAAGCTAAGGCACCAATACTTAGATGAGTTAGCAATGGAAGAAAAGAAGATTATCTGTCAACTTGAGAAGTGGTCTATGATAGAAAAAAGTGCATTGCAATAAAAAGCCAGAGCAAGGTGGATCAAACTTGGAGGTGCCAATACAAGCTACTTTTCATCTGTTATCAAAGATAGAAAATAGAAGAAACAAATACTAGAGCTAGAATCTCAAGAGGGAGGCAGATTAATAGAAGCAAGAGATATTAAGATAGAGATAATAAAGTTTTATAAGTCACTTATGGGATTAGCTTTACACAATGTGACAGCAGTTAACAAGACAATCATGAGGAAGAGGAATGTTCTGACTCATACCCAACAGCTTCAACTATGTGAAGAAGTGATAGAGGAGGAGATTTATCCAGGTCTCCAATCAATAGGAGATGACAAAGCTCCGGGTGTGGATGGATATAATGTTGTATTCTATAAAAGAGCTTGGCCAGTCATTAAAAGTGAAATCATTGAAGTTGTGCAAGATTTCTTTACAACAGACAAAATGTATAAAGGAATTAACTGTACAGCAGTCACCATGATACCAAAGGTATCCAATCCTGCTACAATCAAGGAGTATAGGCCAATTGTCTGTTGCACTATTCTATACAAGATCATAGCAAAGGTCCTTGCAGGCAGAATTCAGAAGGTGATAGCATCTATTATCATTGAAACTCAATCAGGATTTATCCCAGGAAGGAAAGTAGCAGATAATGTGATTATGGCTCATGAGTTAGTGAAGACCTATACAAGAAAACATATATCACCTAAATATATGATTAAGGTTGATATTCAGAAGGCATATGATACAATGGATTggagatttttggaacaaatgCTGACAGAATTGGTCCCTCAAAAATTTATCAGATAGGCGATGGAGTGTTTTACTACTGTTAATTACTCTATAGTTATAAATGGAGAGTCAACACCACCCTTTGATGCTGCCAGAGGACTTCGTCAAGGAGATCCAATGTCTCCCTTCCTATTTGCTATTGTTATGGAGTATTTGAGTAGAAGTCTCAGTACCTTAAAGGAAGAGAGGCAATTTAAGTATCATTCAAACTGTTCCAAGCTAAACATCACACATTTGTGCTTTGCAGATGATCTTCTCATGTTTGCTAAAGGTGAAAAAATACCAGTGGGGCTTCTACATGAAAAGTTTGGTATATTTACAAGTGCTTCAGGGTTACAGGCTAATCAATCCAAGAGTGCTATCTATTATGGTGGGGTTTCAGAAGAAAGCAAGCAGGAAATCCAACAAGCAATTGGATATAGGCAAGGTGAATTACCATTCAGGTATCTAGGAATCCCACTGGCTACTAGAAAACTGAAATTGGTAGAATGGCAGCCTTTAATCACCAAAATTAGAGCAAGAATATCATCATGGAGAGCCAAGAAACTATTATATGCAGGCAGAGTATAACTGGTTAAATCAGTGATGTTTGGTATTCAATCCTATTGGGCACAACTATTTATCATACCTGCTAAGGTGATGAAAGTCATAGAGGGATACTGCAGAAGCTTTATATGGTCAGGAACAAATGAAATTACAAAAAATCACTAGTAGCTTGGAGTAAGATGTGCATGCCAAAGTCAGCAGGGGGATTAAATCTCACAAATCTTAAATTGTGGAACAAAGCAGCCATAATAAAGATTTGTTGGGAtttgaagactaagaaagatactTTGTGGATTAAGTGGATTCATGAGTACTATATAAAAGTACACACTTTGGAGAATATGACTATCCCCCAACAAGCTAGTTGGATGGTCAAGAAAATACTCGGAGCAAGAGATAACTTGAGATATGTACAACCAgaatacttgaagaacaaaaGCATGGTCAGAAGCATGTATTTGAACATGGTTAGGGAGTTGCCTAAAGTTACATGGAAAAGCATCATGTGTGGCAATGAAGCAAGACCAAAAACAATTTTTATAACGTGGCTACAACAACAAGATAGACTGCTAACTGCTACAAGACTGGAAAATCGAGGAATTCAAGTTGAAAATAAATTTGTCATGTGTAAAGAGGTAGCTGAAACCATGGATCATTTATTTGCGGAATGTGTAGTTGGAAGACAGGTTTGGAAGAAGCTAATGCAGTGGCTACAAATCACTTGGGTGAATATGAGCACATGAAACCAGATGCAACAATGGATTGAGCATAACACAAAAGGAAAAACTGTGAAAGCAAAGCTAGTGAAGATGATGTTTACGGAATATGTGTATGCAGTTTGGTTAGAAAGGAACAACAGGTTGTTTGCTCATAAGGATAATACATGTGAATCAATGGATAGAGAGATTGCATATACTTGTCATGTTCGAGCCAATAGTACTACTAGGTTAATACTTCAAAAATATAGATTTCCTAGGTAAGCAATAGATATTGATAGCAAAGGCTCTTAGTGTTGAAGAGAAAACTGATAGAAGAGATGAGAGAAGCAGACTATGTTATAAAGTCTGGCTGATTTGTACATAATACTTTTGGTTATTAATGAAAAGCTtataattaccaaaaaaaaaactaatttgaAACTATTAGACGATAAATAATTGATTATGAATTTGTTGCTTAAAAGCAACATTTGAATTAAAAAGTAAAGATTTACTAGAAACTAAATAATTCATCTCAAATTTGATAAAGTAAATTGATTAGCGGGAATTGGAAATTGCTCGTTTGCTAAAACCTTATTTCCCTGACCGTTGATTCAGTATGTTCTTATCCCCAAAGAATTCTCATAAATCTTCATGGTTTATACTATTTTTATgtgttaaataaaaaaaattcttgaGGACTTGACAGTAACGTGCAAAATCAAGAGGGCGATTATAGTATTTCTTTTGTACTCCACATTTGAGTAAAATTCTACTATGAAAGACATTATTTACTACGAAAAGAATTATCATCGAAATCGGTAAGAAGCCCAGTTCTAGAATGAACAAAAATAGGAATTGACATAATATTCAGAATAATCCTATTAACAAAAGAaatttgttatatttgttttattttttgctcATTTGTCTTCCTAAAATTAGAATTAATTAAATTCGTTAAATGACTTTAGTCTCATTTGAACGGGATAATGCATAAAATTCTCCCGACCTATGACCATATTACCAACTACACACATTTTTTTTTCGGGGTCCCATTACCCCCTTGAACTTCTTCTGTTTTTCAGAATTTCTTTAACTTTATACGCTTAATTAAACTCGACCCCTATTTATAATACAATCGGTGTATACACGCGCTAATGGGTCCCACCCAATTCCCTTTTATTTTATCAATTCCTTTTTATTTTCAACTGGGGCCCCTAAgttattctttctttcttttcataCTCTCCCCTCTTCGGTCGAAACCAAATTCCCAATCTCCCCTCTTCGATTCCTTCAAGAAAATCACTCCAATCATAATTTTCTCTTTACTCAATACAATAGGCTCTAATAGAATGTAAAGATTGGGTCTTCATCGTCCATACAAAGTCTATTCAAGTTGGTATTTGTCATTTCATAACCCTAATATCTCATAGATAAAAATTGAGGAAGAAATTTTAAAccctaaaataaaaatataaattcgaATTGACTAAAAATTAGTAATTTATAGTCTATAGATTTGAAttcacactactagaaattcggtaaaaaccgatcaaaaaaatcgaccaactttggtcggaaaggcataccgaccaactttggtcggtcaattaaattcaaaaaaaaaatattgcaaaaaaaccgaattttaattatgtaatcaaaagattcaccatctgggaatcaaaACGGTTTCTGTACTGTGGcatgatactattctaccactagaccattggtgcattttgttttaagactgtcttttatttgatttatactctttaattgtattttcgcacgaaaataaccgaccaaagttggtcggttttttaaaatgaccggccaaATTGGTCggattttttaatattaatttttatttattttaattgaaaaaccgaccaaagttggccggtttcttgaaaattaaatttcgcgggactcaaaaatagtttcccgcatttttgcgccaaaaaaaacgaccaaagttgatcggtttcgtaaaaaaaattaaaaaataaaatattttgaaaaaccgaccaactttggtcggtttttttgccggttttttgaccgaatttctagtagtgtcacCTCTTCAATTTCAATACCACCATTAGAAGCTCTTCAACAATGGCATATACTTTACGTTTGGAAGGAGTGATAAAAGAATGGGTTCAAATAAAAAAGCTGAGTTTTACGTCTGGGAGCCTTTCTTATGGCTTATTTTGTACAACACGTGGTGATTATATAGCAGACGTGCCTTTTAAATTTAGTCCTTACGCGCTTGGAAGATTTGTAGTTACGCTCAGGTTTAATTAAGTGTATAAGGTTAAAGAAATTATGGGGAAAAAAGTTCAGGGGTAATAGAAACCCCGAAAAGAAAAGGTGTGTAATTGGTAATACGAGGATTTTATGCATTATCCCcatttgaaataaaatatttgCATTTTTATTGTTAACACAAGAAAAGGTTGAGGTGGCATAAAAAATGAATAGGGCCGTAAGTAAAAATAGGAAAGTTAGAATCCTAATGAATAACGGATTGGGATGTCCTAATACTCGTCAACTTCGGCTTATAGCGTAAGAGTACA
It includes:
- the LOC138894645 gene encoding uncharacterized protein, translated to MCMPKSAGGLNLTNLKLWNKAAIIKICWDLKTKKDTLWIKWIHEYYIKVHTLENMTIPQQASWMVKKILGARDNLRYVQPEYLKNKSMVRSMYLNMVRELPKVTWKSIMCGNEARPKTIFITWLQQQDRLLTATRLENRGIQVENKFVMCKEVAETMDHLFAECVVGRQVWKKLMQWLQITWVNMST